From a single Arachis hypogaea cultivar Tifrunner chromosome 3, arahy.Tifrunner.gnm2.J5K5, whole genome shotgun sequence genomic region:
- the LOC112791515 gene encoding cellulose synthase-like protein G1, with protein sequence MEDSPLHSSHVQKLLLVTNRVHMLLHSTALCFIFYYRFSFLFQPPHTTESLLFPWFLVFASEIILSFIWILGRAYRWRPVSRTVFPERLPEDHKLPAVDVFICTADHTKEPTFEVMNTVLSAMALDYPPEKLNVYLSDDGGSSVTLRAMRETSNFARLWIPFCTRYRIKSRCPKAFFSSSDDDESDFVRSSLYVEDKKQIEEKYEVFKEKIVSFRDNMAISRDDPTINVQDHPPSIEVMEGNIFDDADNGKIPRLVYVSREKRPSHPHHFKAGALNVLLRVSAVISNSPYILVLDCDMFCNDPSSARYAMCFHLDPKISSSLAFVQFPQKFYNVSKNDIYDSQLRSIFTLQWRGMDGLKGPVMSGTGFYIKRVSLCGNLNIKGTDLTQLKEYFGSSNEFIKSLTQNYTSDSASGGNALLEGETHLLASCEYEISTKWGQEVGFLYDSVVEDYLTGFILHCNGWTSVFCEPSRPQFLGSATTNLNDVLIQGTRWYSGLFENGINKYCSLIYGPSRMPVLQRLCFAELTYFPLYCFPLWCFATIPQLCLLHGIPLYPKVGDPFFIIFVFIFVSALLNHLEEVLITGGTLHKWMNEQRIWMMKSITCHLYGCLDALLKKVGIREANFLPTNKVADDEQTQLYQMDKYDFRASSIFIAPMLAVITINICCFLGGVYRAVFVGSWDKMFVQFFIAGFIITVNYPIIEGLVIRKDKGRISKLLAICVIIATMILLGCFTLLSSV encoded by the exons ATGGAGGACTCTCCTCTTCACAGCAGCCATGTCCAGAAGCTCTTACTTGTCACAAACAGAGTCCACATGCTTCTCCACTCCACAGCCTTATGCTTCATCTTCTACTAcagattctcttttcttttccaacCGCCTCACACCACAGAAAGCCTCTTGTTTCCATGGTTCCTTGTCTTTGCTTCAGAGATCATTCTCTCCTTTATATGGATCCTCGGCCGTGCGTATCGGTGGCGTCCCGTCTCGCGCACCGTCTTTCCGGAGAGGTTGCCTGAAGATCACAAACTTCCTGCTGTTGATGTGTTCATATGCACTGCTGATCATACTAAGGAGCCTACTTTTGAGGTGATGAACACTGTCCTATCTGCCATGGCCCTTGATTATCCTCCTGAGAAGCTCAATGTGTACCTTTCGGACGATGGGGGTTCCTCTGTTACCTTGCGTGCAATGAGGGAGACTTCCAACTTCGCAAGGTTGTGGATTCCATTCTGCACAAGGTACAGAATTAAGAGCAGGTGCCCCAAGGCTTTCTTTTCCTCTTCAGATGATGATGAGTCTGATTTTGTAAGAAGCAGTTTGTATGTGGAAGATAAGAAGCAGATTGAG GAAAAATATGAGGTCTTTAAGGAAAAGATTGTGTCCTTCAGAGATAATATGGCCATTTCAAGAGATGATCCTACCATAAATGTTCAAGATCACCCTCCTAGCATTGAG GTTATGGAAGGTAATATCTTTGATGATGCAGATAATGGCAAAATTCCTCGCCTTGTGTATGTTTCCCGTGAGAAAAGACCATCTCATCCCCACCATTTCAAGGCTGGAGCACTCAATGTCCTT CTCCGAGTATCTGCTGTGATTAGCAATTCTCCCTACATTCTAGTTTTGGACTGTGACATGTTCTGTAATGATCCAAGTTCAGCGCGTTACGCCATGTGTTTTCACCTTGATCCGAAGATATCATCCTCCTTAGCTTTTGTTCAGTTTCCTCAGAAATTTTACAATGTCAGTAAGAATGACATCTATGATAGTCAGCTGAGATCAATATTCACG CTTCAATGGAGAGGTATGGACGGGCTTAAGGGTCCAGTAATGTCTGGTACAGGCTTTTATATAAAAAGGGTGTCACTTTGTGGAAATCTCAATATCAAAG GGACTGATCTGACTCAACTTAAAGAATATTTTGGTTCATCCAATGAGTTCATCAAATCACTTACTCAAAACTACACAAGTGATTCCGCTTCTGGTGGGAATGCATTACTAGAAGGAGAAACTCACTTATTGGCTTCTTGTGAATATGAAATCAGTACTAAATGGGGACAAGAG gttggtttctTATACGATAGTGTTGTGGAAGACTATCTCACTGGATTCATATTACATTGCAATGGATGGACTTCAGTTTTCTGTGAACCATCTAGGCCACAGTTCCTAGGATCAGCTACAACAAATTTGAATGATGTGTTAATCCAAGGCACTAGATGGTACAGCGGTTTATTTGAAAATGGTATAAACAAATATTGCTCTCTTATATACGGTCCTTCAAGGATGCCAGTCCTTCAGAGACTATGTTTTGCAGAACTCACATATTTCCCTCTTTATTGCTTCCCTCTATGGTGTTTTGCCACCATCCCTCAGCTCTGTTTACTTCATGGAATTCCCTTGTACCCCAAG GTTGGAGACCCATTTTTCATCATATTTGTATTCATCTTTGTATCAGCTCTTTTAAATCATTTGGAGGAAGTCCTCATAACAGGAGGAACACTTCACAAATGGATGAATGAGCAGAGGATATGGATGATGAAATCAATTACTTGTCATCTATACGGGTGTTTGGATGCACTGCTAAAGAAAGTAGGTATAAGAGAAGCAAATTTCTTGCCAACAAACAAAGTAGCGGATGATGAACAAACTCAGCTGTACCAAATGGATAAATATGATTTCCGAGCATCCAGCATCTTCATAGCTCCAATGCTTGCCGTCATCACGATCAATATATGTTGCTTTCTGGGTGGAGTCTACAGAGCGGTATTTGTTGGTAGTTGGGACAAGATGTTTGTGCAGTTTTTCATTGCAGGTTTCATCATTACCGTTAACTACCCTATAATTGAAGGGTTGGTAATAAGGAAGGACAAGGGACGCATTTCAAAGTTATTAGCCATATGTGTTATCATTGCTACCATGATTCTTTTGGGATGTTTTACACTTCTAAGCTCTGTGTAA
- the LOC112791517 gene encoding uncharacterized protein, producing MMQRLFRGRDTPADDSPPPYSVASSSPSASPVTGPARPIRLVYCDEKGKFRMDPEAVATLQLVKEPIGVVSVCGRARQGKSFILNQLLGRSSGFQVASTHKPCTKGLWLWSTPLKRTALDGTEYNLLLLDSEGIDAYDQTGTYSTQIFSLAVLLSSMFVYNQMGGIDEAALDRLSLVTQMTKHIRVRASGGKASVSELGQFSPIFVWLLRDFYLDLTEDNRKITPRDYLELALRPVQGSGKDIAAKNEIRDSIRALFPDRECFTLVRPLNNENDLQRLDQISLDKLRPEFRAGLDAFTKFVFERTRPKQVGATMMTGPVLVGITESYLDALNHGAVPTISSSWQSVEEAECRRAYDSATEAYMSSFDRSKPPEEIAMREAHDEAVQKSMAAFNANAVGVGSARKKYEGLLQKFFKKAFEDYKRNAFMEADIQCSNAIQSMEKRLRAACNASGATIDNVAKVLDALFSEYEKTVQGPAKWQKLSVFLQQSFEGPVLDLVKRLTDKVESEKNSVALQCRMIEDKMALLNKRLEAVENEKSEYIRRYEDAMNDKKKLTDEYMNRITDLQANRRSQEERYSSLLKSLESAKQESVEWKRKCEQAILKQKAEEDQASSEIAALKSRSSAAEARLAAAKEQAQSAQEEAEEWKRKCDSAMRDAKNALEKAAIAQERTNKQTQLREDALREEFSDTLAEKEDEIKQKTAKIEHAEKCLTTLKLELKAAESKIRSYEGEISSLRTEINELTENLKTENAKAQSYERDAIVYQQEKEHLQEKYHSEFKRFEELQERCKTAEKEAARATEVADKARSEAGMAQKEKSEMQRLAMERLAHIERAERKIEGLEREKDNLQNELQRIKDSEKDALSTVAKLEEKVQQREKDLEMLLDKDKTHRRNNAQILEQLLETERQAHTQANDRAEALSLQLQSAQAKIDSLHLELTKYRLNESAFDGKMKAPSHGKRMRVDDEFGVDSVQDMDASPQTVRGNKRSKSTYTQPEDGGSIFEGSEENYSQHTNQEDYKKLTVAQLKQELTKHNYGDQLLKLTKPNRKDILALYEKCILQKS from the exons ATGATGCAAAGGCTTTTCAGAGGCAGGGACACTCCCGCCGATGACTCCCCGCCGCCCTATTCGGTGGCGTCATCGTCTCCCTCGGCCTCGCCTGTCACCGGTCCGGCGAGGCCAATTCGTCTCGTGTACTGCGATGAGAAGGGAAAGTTTCGGATGGATCCGGAAGCGGTTGCGACCTTGCAACTCGTCAAGGAGCCCATCGGTGTCGTCTCCGTCTGCGGACGAGCCCGCCAGGGCAAGAGCTTCATTTTGAACCAG CTTTTAGGAAGGAGTAGTGGATTTCAAGTAGCCTCAACGCATAAGCCATGTACCAAAGGGCTTTGGTTATGGAGTACACCTTTGAAGAGGACTGCTCTTGATGGAACAGAGTACAATCTCCTGCTCTTAGACAGTGAAGGAATTGATGCATATGATCAAACG GGAACATACAGCACACAGATATTCTCATTGGCTGTACTTTTGTCTAGCATGTTCGTATATAACCAG ATGGGTGGTATAGATGAGGCTGCTCTTGATCGTCTTTCTCTTGTTACTCAAATGACAAAGCACATTCGTGTTAGAGCATCTGGAGGAAAAGCTTCTGTATCAGAACTTGGACAGTTTTCCCCTATATTCGTTTGGCTTTTAAGG GACTTCTATTTGGACCTAACAGAAGataacagaaaaattacaccccGCGATTATCTGGAACTTGCTTTAAGGCCAGTCCAAGGGAGTGGAAAGGATATAGCTGCTAAGAATGAG ATTCGAGATTCTATTCGAGCTTTATTCCCAGACAGGGAATGCTTCACCCTTGTGCGACCTTTGAACAATGAAAATGATCTACAGCGACTGGACCAAATATCG TTGGACAAACTAAGACCTGAATTTCGAGCTGGCCTTGATGCTTTCACTAAgtttgtatttgagagaacaaggCCCAAACAAGTTGGGGCAACTATGATGACAGGACCTGTATTGGTTGGTATTACTGAATCGTATTTGGATGCGCTCAACCATGGTGCTGTTCCTACAATTTCTTCCTCCTGGCAG AGTGTTGAAGAAGCGGAGTGTCGCAGGGCATATGATTCTGCTACTGAAGCTTATATGTCTTCTTTTGACCGTTCAAAACCACCTGAGGAG ATTGCTATGAGAGAAGCGCATGATGAAGCAGTTCAAAAGTCAATGGCTGCTTTTAATGCAAATGCTGTAGGAGTTGGTTCTGCCAGGAAGAAATATGAGGGCCTTCTTCAAAAGTTCTTCAAAAAAGCATTTGAG GATTATAAGCGGAATGCATTTATGGAGGCAGACATACAATGCTCAAATGCCATACAGTCTATGGAAAAGAGGCTGAGGGCAGCTTGTAATGCTTCTGGTGCAACAATTGATAATGTTGCAAag GTTCTTGATGCTCTATTTTCAGAATATGAAAAGACTGTTCAAGGTCCAGCGAAGTGGCAAAAGCTTTCTGTCTTCTTGCAACAAAG TTTTGAAGGCCCAGTGCTTGACCTTGTTAAGAGGCTAACAGATAAAGTTGAATCAGAGAAGAATTCTGTTGCTTTACAATGTCGGATGATTGAAGACAAGATGGCCCTACTGAACAAGCGGCTGGAAGCCGTTGAGAACGAAAAGTCTGAGTACATTAGGCGATATGAGGATGCCATGAATGACAAGAAGAAACTAACCGATGAGTATATGAATCGCATAACTGATCTGCAGGCTAACCGTCGCTCACAGGAGGAGAGGTATTCTAGCTTATTAAAATCACTAGAGTCTGCCAAGCAAGAATCCGTGGAGTGGAAAAGAAAGTGTGAGCAAGCTATATTGAAGCAAAAAGCTGAGGAAGATCAAGCTAGTTCTGAAATAGCAGCCTTAAAGTCTCGGAGTAGTGCTGCTGAAGCAAGATTAGCAGCAGCAAAGGAACAAGCTCAGTCTGCTCAAGAGGAGGCTGAAGAGTGGAAGCGGAAGTGTGATTCTGCTATGAGGGATGCAAAGAATGCTCTAGAGAAGGCAGCTATTGCCCAAGAGCGCACAAACAAGCAGACACAGTTGAGGGAAGATGCTTTAAGAGAAGAATTCTCCGACACTTTGGCTGAAAAA GAAGATGAAATAAAGCAGAAGACTGCCAAAATTGAGCATGCTGAGAAGTGTTTAACAACTTTGAAGTTAGAATTGAAG GCTGCTGAATCTAAGATAAGGAGTTATGAAGGTGAAATATCATCATTAAGGACTGAAATTAATGAATTGACTGAGAATTTGAAAACAGAAAATGCTAAGGCCCAATCATATGAGAGGGATGCCATCGTGTATCAGCAGGAGAAGGAGCATTTGCAGGAGAAGTACCATTCTGAATTCAAAAGATTTGAGGAGCTTCAGGAAAGATGTAAAACTGCTGAAAAAGAAGCTGCAAGGGCCACTGAAGTGGCTGATAAAGCACGGTCTGAAGCAGGTATGGCCCAGAAGGAGAAGAGTGAGATGCAAAGACTGGCAATGGAGAGGCTGGCACATATTGAGAGGGCCGAGAGGAAAATTGAAGGTTTGGAGAGGGAGAAAGACAATCTGCAAAATGAATTGCAGAGAATTAAGGATTCCGAGAAGGATGCACTTAGCACAGTTGCAAAACTTGAAGAAAAGGTGCAACAGAGAGAGAAGGACTTGGAAATGCTTTTGGATAAAGATAAAACACACAGGCGAAATAATGCTCAGATTCTTGAACAGCTTTTAGAAACAGAACGACAAGCACATACACAGGCAAATGACCGGGCTGAGGCTCTCTCTCTCCAACTACAGTCtgcacaagccaaaattgattctctcCATCTGGAGCTGACTAAGTATCGATTGAATGAATCAGCATTTGATGGTAAAATGAAAGCTCCATCCCATGGTAAGCGGATGAGAGTAGATGATGAATTTGGTGTGGACTCTGTCCAAGACATGGATGCAAGCCCTCAAACTGTTAGGGGAAACAAGAGATCTAAAAGTACATACACGCAACCGGAAGATGGGGGTTCCATTTTTGAGGGTTCTGAGGAGAATTACAGTCAGCATACGAACCAGGAGGATTATAAAAAGCTTACAGTGGCGCAGCTTAAGCAAGAGCTGACAAAACATAACTATGGTGACCAGCTGCTTAAGTTGACTAAACCCAACAGAAAAGATATTCTTGCCCTGTACGAGAAATGTATTCTGCAGAAGTCATAG
- the LOC112782370 gene encoding FHA domain-containing protein At4g14490 produces MEAPHLKLVMLKGPRQGESFEYRPGTAVKIGRVVRGNTLTVKDAGISTKHLSILTESGQWVLRDLDSSNGTIIDAVKIPPNTPFNLCDGATIKIGERTSIHVVFVYHHNKASAAVPPQPKRNPSRRCRSAKAEVQSVEENSDDAEGSEIVPSPESKRATRNPKNNKLGVAVDITFSESGAMDLDAPIEKPKKTRGRKKKVVVVEEAEEKQYAPIEISESTAVNAAPVESVVVVEEPKKTRLTRNSNKKKSVAEGSDFSAVNAPLENVVVAEPKKSMLTRSSKKKGGLIDEITASVVPEEKVMVEESTETWVSQDSKKGKSPIRISPAQNSGLEVRVENAEPEETMDGDKSKELEEECAAQAFEMEQYDKVNEREEVRGSRLEGDEIDDGGGSGEDGNSVKECGEDCSVQKEDVDWADFEKMTLGEWFDFLEVHLPKQIIDETEEMIESMKSKAERLREYIMQHKTEQR; encoded by the coding sequence ATGGAAGCTCCGCATCTGAAGCTGGTAATGCTTAAAGGTCCTCGACAAGGTGAATCCTTCGAGTACCGTCCCGGAACCGCCGTCAAGATTGGCCGTGTCGTCCGCGGCAACACCCTCACCGTCAAGGACGCCGGCATCTCCACCAAACATCTCTCCATACTCACCGAATCTGGCCAATGGGTTCTCCGAGACCTCGATTCCTCCAACGGCACCATTATCGACGCTGTCAAGATCCCTCCCAACACCCCCTTCAACCTCTGCGACGGCGCCACCATCAAGATCGGAGAGCGTACTTCCATTCACGTCGTCTTCGTCTACCATCACAACAAAGCTTCGGCCGCCGTACCGCCCCAACCCAAGCGAAACCCCTCGCGTCGCTGTCGATCCGCGAAAGCTGAGGTTCAGAGCGTTGAAGAGAACAGCGATGATGCTGAGGGATCTGAAATTGTGCCTTCACCCGAGAGTAAACGTGCGACCCGAAATCCGAAGAACAATAAACTCGGTGTTGCTGTTGATATTACATTTTCGGAATCGGGCGCTATGGATCTCGATGCTCCGATTGAGAAGCCGAAGAAGACCCGGGGTAGGAAAAAGAAGGTTGTGGTGGTGGAGGAAGCCGAAGAAAAACAATATGCTCCGATTGAGATTTCCGAGTCGACTGCAGTGAATGCTGCTCCTGTAGAGAGCGTAGTGGTGGTGGAGGAACCGAAGAAGACTCGGTTGACCCGgaattcaaataaaaagaaaagtgtgGCTGAGGGTTCTGATTTCAGTGCAGTGAATGCTCCGTTAGAGAATGTTGTGGTGGCAGAACCGAAGAAAAGCATGCTAACCCGGAGTTCAAAGAAAAAAGGAGGCTTAATTGATGAGATTACTGCTTCTGTTGTACCAGAAGAGAAGGTGATGGTGGAGGAATCCACAGAAACCTGGGTAAGCCAAGATTCGAAGAAAGGGAAAAGCCCGATTCGAATTAGTCCTGCTCAAAACTCAGGATTGGAGGTTAGAGTGGAGAATGCTGAGCCAGAGGAAACAATGGATGGGGATAAGAGTAAGGAATTGGAGGAAGAATGTGCTGCTCAAGCTTTTGAAATGGAGCAGTATGATAAGGTTAATGAGAGAGAGGAAGTTCGAGGTTCTCGATTGGAGGGTGATGAgattgatgatggtggtggtagtggtgaaGATGGAAACAGTGTGAAAGAGTGCGGCGAAGATTGCAGCGTGCAGAAGGAGGATGTGGATTGGGCTGATTTTGAGAAGATGACTCTTGGTGAGTGGTTTGATTTCTTGGAAGTTCATTTGCCCAAACAGATTATTGATGAAACAGAAGAGATGATAGAGTCCATGAAAAGCAAAGCTGAGAGGCTCCGCGAGTATATTATGCAGCACAAGACAGAGCAAAGATAG
- the LOC112771371 gene encoding glutaredoxin-C9-like translates to MRKHHSPPPPPTAPAAHGNPESSAAVTEPAAHVLKLVSDTAVVIIGKRGCCMCPVVQKLLQGQGVNPPLYEFDDEHEAMVAAALSGMVVGGGAKVVEFPAVFVGGKFFGGLERVMAAHISGELVPVLKQAGALWL, encoded by the coding sequence ATGCGCAAACATCAttcaccaccaccgccaccaaCGGCCCCCGCCGCCCATGGAAACCCAGAATCCAGTGCTGCCGTGACGGAACCTGCCGCTCATGTCCTGAAGCTGGTTTCTGATACGGCGGTTGTAATCATAGGGAAAAGAGGATGCTGCATGTGCCCCGTTGTGCAGAAGCTCTTACAGGGTCAGGGAGTCAACCCTCCTTTGTACGAATTCGACGACGAGCACGAAGCTATGGTGGCCGCAGCGCTGTCAGGGATGGTTGTTGGCGGCGGCgcaaaggtggtggagttcccggCGGTGTTCGTGGGTGGTAAGTTTTTTGGTGGATTGGAGAGAGTGATGGCGGCTCATATCTCCGGGGAACTTGTTCCTGTACTCAAACAAGCTGGGGCCTTGTGGCTTTAA